The following coding sequences are from one Capsicum annuum cultivar UCD-10X-F1 chromosome 3, UCD10Xv1.1, whole genome shotgun sequence window:
- the LOC107852605 gene encoding uncharacterized protein At1g03900: MMSFEEDEEAFEHTLLVVREVSVFKIPPRPTSGGYKCGEWLQSDKIWTGRLRVVSCNERCEIRLEDPNSAELFAACFVGPGQRESSVESVLDSSRYFVMKIEDGRGKHAFIGLGFNERNEAFDFNVALSDHEKYVKRENEKKEVGDSEDGDDSNHIDIHPAVNHRLKEGETIRINVKNKPSSGTGMLSAVGLAAGTTGAVKKNPALAPPPSGGNKIRSPLPPPPNDPASSRKTSTTPSIDLKGSKGNARHSTDPLSDLSQIERSLPSATGSGSSKTTAAGWAAF, translated from the exons ATGATGTCGTTTGAGGAAGACGAAGAAGCGTTTGAGCACACGCTCCTCGTTGTGCGTGAAGTCTCCGTTTTCAAAATCCCGCCACGTCCGACTAGCGGCGGCTACAAATGCGGCGAGTGGTTACAATCCGACAAGATCTGGACGGGTCGACTCCGGGTCGTATCGTGTAACGAGCGTTGTGAGATCCGATTGGAGGATCCGAATTCTGCGGAGCTATTCGCGGCGTGTTTTGTGGGACCCGGACAGAGAGAGAGTTCGGTGGAATCGGTGCTCGATTCGTCGAGGTATTTTGTGATGAAGATCGAGGATGGGAGAGGGAAACATGCGTTTATTGGATTAGGGTTTAATGAAAGGAATGAAGCGTTTGATTTCAATGTAGCGTTATCGGATCATGAGAAGTATGTAAAGAGGGAGAATGAGAAGAAGGAAGTTGGTGATAGTGAAGATGGTGATGATAGTAATCATATTGACATTCATCCTGCTGTCAATCATCGATTGAAG GAAGGTGAAACAATCCGGATAAATGTGAAGAACAAACCATCTAGTGGGACAGGCATGCTTTCGGCTGTGGGATTGGCAGCTGGAACAACAGGAGCTGTGAAAAAAAACCCTGCCCTTGCACCTCCACCTAGTGGAGGTAACAAGATCAGGTCTCCTCTTCCACCCCCTCCAAATGATCCAGCTTCTTCTCGAAAGACTTCTACTACTCCCAGTATTGATCTCAAGGGGTCAAAGGGAAATGCCAGGCATTCCACTGATCCACTTTCAGATCTCTCTCAAATTGAG